In the genome of Diabrotica undecimpunctata isolate CICGRU chromosome 2, icDiaUnde3, whole genome shotgun sequence, the window attcatttatgtcttctatattgcttgctcttcttatatttttgcttctctccctatccaacatttgttgttgttcctgatattcgtcgaagtattttcatctctgttgtttctagcagtcgtctcgttttagatgtatcaGCTCTTATCTCCgctgtgtatgttaatataggtataATTGctactttatagattcttgtctttgtgtcttgtcttaagtgtttgttcttccagattgtgtcttCTTTGCTTGATTTTAAGCTTTAGtaatctaaaccttgcttcctgctttattattttcccattaattttgattttataacgtagtgggtatttagatgttgtcatacatttggttctttctgctgatattatcatattgtatttcttggctgttgtattaaagatgtgtgttaatctttggagctcgtcttctgtctcggcgattaatccGGCGTCgcctgcataacataatatttggatttctttgtcccccattctgtaaccatgcgCTTTACGTACTGCATGTATTATTTTGTTCACTGGGGatattaacatgttaaattttatggcggttatattaaattggtgcagtatgcattgtaaatcatctttactttaagagagtagtatcgcatatccatttttaattctatttttttttattattgtatccaGGATTAGATTGAACAACAGGGAATCTCTCTGTCTTATCCAGTTGCCAGCTTTGGTTGAATTAGTTAGTTATTTTTCTAGGTTTacctttattgtgttgttttgatagatattttcgattgttttgataaTTCCTAGAGGTATCTAACTTGCATACAATAAGTAGATATCCCTTTTAATTTAATTCTGTCAAATGCCTCCTTAAGGTCCACCGAACAACGAtttgccggtttgttgtattttaacGATTTCCTTTTATTTCTCTTAGGAGAAATCATAAAAGACTCCGATTTATTAGTATTCGTCGAAGTTAGCCCGAAAACACTTTCATTTTACAATTGATCTTGAAAATAATTAAGTTTAAATGACCACTTTGCTAAGTCGAGTATGTACGTTTATTACGTAGTAAGAGCAAGATAAATTATCTGAGTTTGGACTAGAGCATATGTAATCTGATTTTCATGGAAAGGTGAGCCTTTTGTAGTAATTTTTAAGCTAGGAGAAAATTTACGATCTTTTTCATGGATATCTAGTTTATAAattcaaaacaataaaatattttacggtCGTTTATTAACAAAACCTTTTAGTGAAAAtagaacaataaaaaatacaggtatactgttaaattttttttgcaatcATAAAAGCAATTTTGACCTTAATTACCGACAGGGATAACCTGTGATATAACAATCGGGAAAAAAATGTACAGAGCaatattaaaaaaggaatatgATAGGGCTGTAACAGAGAGCGTAGTAAAAATAGTAAGAGACAAATCAGCAAATGGTCAAAGAATAGTAGGAAATCGAAGGAAGAGATGGGGCGATAATTTATATGATGCAGGAGGCTAACATCGGGGAACAATCACGCCTTAGAAGACTACATATAAGGAGGAAGagacagaaaaagaagaaaatatagaatttTGTGTACGTACATAATAAGTTTACTTCCCACTGTATATTTTAGGTTTATTATGTTTGTtcaagtttatatatttatattaaattatttttaaaaaatcatttgccacgatatttttaatattattactgAAATAATAGAAACATGaacgaattaaaaaaatataatacttttttaacaactatatttacttttaaaatcaCTGTACTTTTACAAAACTGGATAACTCGTCATCAAAGCTAAACCACACAAATCAGCATTTCTGAGCAGCCTGAAGTAGCCTTGTTCACCCCAGTCTTGACCCCATGAATTTTTGACAATCCAGTAGGGCTTACCATTTTCCTCGCCGTAACCTACAACGAGAATTCCGTGATCCAAGTAACCACTGTCGTTTACGCACTTTTTATCGTCAAATATGCCACTTGAGTAAAACTGGATTGGATCAGCGTACATGGCTGCAGAAATAGGACCAACAGTACCTAAAAAAAGATAAATAATAAGTAGTgcaaaatttaagtttaaaatagaatttttgttactttttaaaaaaatattttaaaactgttGCACTTTCTAGATAATTGTACAAGAacagaaagacggtattagatttaatttcaatgcagggcatCCGCCTATCCgccagccgcttatacgtatctCAACCTTATTAGGTATCATCAGAGTGACATATGCAGCGGCGAATATGTCGCCTCTCGAGCTGAATCGAAATTAAATCTCTCCCGCCATacgacaataattataaaaatgtttatttacggacgttacaacgccatctaataacaacactGCATTTAAGTTAAATCTAATATTGTCTTTCCGTTTTAGTTCTTTACTCGGTTGCGAGTACCAGAAACTTAAatcaataataatttttgccGTGATGACCGGCATGAGATGCAAATTATTGATTCCCTTCGAATAGTCGACTAATTTATCAATCTGTCTGTTTTGAaagttgtagaaagcacagtggtaaacatttgaatttagtttcgccaagtTGGAAATCTTAGGATTTCTAGTGTTGTTAATGGTACAAGAATTTAATCTATAGGTGGTAAAATTAACTTACCAACAGCTTGTCTTAAAGCTTCTTCATTATCAGCTACTTCTTTGTAACCTTGAATTTCAAGTACGGCTTTGTGAAGGCTGCGCCTACATTGTCCTTGTTTTGCTTCGTAGGGATATCTGTGCTCAGATTGGATTCCGTAGTCTTCGATATATTCAAAAGCGTTGGTCATAAGGCCTCCTTGTTGGCAGTCACCATTTCCGTAGTCTGTGGAACAATCCAAAAGTTCTTGCTCGCTGAGAGCTATTGATTCTCCGTTGATAATGTTGTTTTGCCCTTCGAGGGAACCGGTCTAAAATATGTATATAGTTACATTATTTGTATTATTCACATAGTTTCAAAAGTTATGCATTACCTCTCTTATTTACGGTTTTTACACTTTTATAAACCTTTAtgcttattaaatatttaatagacctatttcatataaaatacaccttttttggtttttattttatttaaataagtttttattttgccAAGgtgtaaacatttgaaaaatttaTTGTGGTAAAATTTGTGAAAACGTGATTTATAATGGATCATAATTTAATTTCTGAGTTGGATCGTGCAAGAATTATCGTTTTAGTTGAAGGAGGCCATCTACTGCGGTTCTTAGCAGATAGAGTAATTGTTTCACAAAGTGATGTCTTACGGATATGGAATAGGTTTCTGGAGACAAATTTAGTATAGAATATAGCTCGCTCTGGTAGATCCCAAGTCACGAATGAGCAACAGAATAGAACTAGAATTTCCATTCGGCGAAATTCTCTGTGTCTGTAGCAGCCCTGCAGACTTCAGGTATGCTACAGGAGTCAGTATGTCGTTGGCTACAATCAGAAGAAGAATTTTAGAGTTAGTTTTGAGGAGTCGTcgaccaaaaaaaaaaatctcAGCGACAACCAAGACATGTTTTGCACCGCCTCCAGTGGGCCTAAAAACACTTAAAGCTGCCTCAACAGTTTTGGTATTTTGTGCTTTTTTCAGATGAGACCAAAATCTGTTTAAATAGTAATAGCCGGCAAATTCTTGTTTGGCAGATGGACGTACAGAATTGGTGACTCTTGATGGGACTCTAACAAGACAAAGGTACATTACACGGATTTTAGAACCTAATGTGAGATTATGACGAGGAACTGTgggtaaaaattttgtatttatgaaTGATAACGCCTATCCACATAGGATTTAAGCGGTTACTGACTATTTTGAGACAGAAGGTATTTGTAGTTTGGAGTGGCCTGCGATTTCTCCAGACATGAACTCCATTGAACATGCATGGGATGTGCTCTTCAGAGCTGTTCATTGTTCATGCCCGAATAAATCCTGATAAAATCCATCATGAACTTACAATTGCCTATAGAGAAGACTGGGAGAATATGCCACAGGAAATGATTGATCGACTTGTTAACAGAATTGGAGAACACACTAGAAAagatagaataataaaaattaaaatcaaagagCGTATGAGCATAAATATCAACATCCTAGATTCTATAGCAAGAGAGATCAAAGAATATTAAAGCAAATATAACAGTGGATCCCTAAAAACTGCAGCAAAAGGGGTAGACTAAGAATATAGTCATAGTGGAGACTAAACGATGAATCTAAAGATACATGTCTAAAAGCAGATAATTGAAAGGATCGCCAAAGTTGAAAGCTAGGATGTGATACACGGAAGGAGAactgtacaaaaaaaaacatagatTTGCAAAAATGTTGGATAACCTTAAAAAGaaggaattaaaaaataaacacacAAAGAAATATACCATAAAGCAGAATTTACATAGCTTTATAATCGGAAGTAAGTAATTTCATagaagttttaataaaattttctttaaaatgttatGCCGTTTATAAAACAATAGTTAAATAGCAGTCTTTGTGCTATATAGGTACAttcttaaatgtggcgactgcccaaaaacttacatcggctaAACTGGCAGAACTTATAACAGATGTATAGCAGAAAACAAAATGACTTTTAgcaatagaaaaacagattttacgtgcgaactttaccttctagatcataataattcttttaatgatcaatttcaaattcttcatattcaaaataaaggccgtAAGCtctctttattagaatctatggaaattaacaaattaaaaaatacagacataattctgaatgaccaacttgagacaaacagccCCCAACGCATTCAGTTAAAGAGTATACAGTATAAACttataccaaaaatatatcaCTTAAAAAACACACTCTCTTAAAACAGCTGTAGGtagtgataaaaaataaaaattataataaattttgtggaagttttgaaaacaaaagtttttagtgttttatcgctagataaaataaattttcatcaAGTAAAGGTCGAATCCATGACTTACTAGAAGATTTACCAGAACAATTATTGTATTTGTCTAACCCTACAGAGCATACGTTAGGCCTATAAGATGATCAAAACATGGcccaggaaaagaagaagaagagttgttTCTACTGTCCAAGCAAAAAAAGACGCATTACCACCAACTATTGCAAGGAGTGCAAGAAGCCAATTTGCGGAGAACACCGAGGAGATATTTGTACCGTATGTTCCTAAAAATACCCAAATATGTTTGTTTCATAATTGTATGCTTTTGTAAGATATACTAAGAATGTTAATTGTTttctatataataaataaaaaattcaaagtaAAAAATATAGGCTTTTTTCTATGGAGTAGTAAAATTTACGATAGTCCCGTATTTACGTTTGGAAAAAACGGTCCCGTATTCTAgggttaaaattaaataaacatgaGAATATAATATCGGATATTGAAT includes:
- the LOC140434026 gene encoding cathepsin L-like proteinase, whose product is MKELIVFAVIVLSASALSLNEHWESFKAQHSKIYKNPIEERVRFSVFQSNLKLIKEHNAKYEQGLVGYIMGVNQFADMTPEEFKAKLGMQAKNIPNIKKTRHVQDVNAEVPDSIDWRQKGAVLGVKDQGNCGSCWAFSTTGSLEGQNNIINGESIALSEQELLDCSTDYGNGDCQQGGLMTNAFEYIEDYGIQSEHRYPYEAKQGQCRRSLHKAVLEIQGYKEVADNEEALRQAVGTVGPISAAMYADPIQFYSSGIFDDKKCVNDSGYLDHGILVVGYGEENGKPYWIVKNSWGQDWGEQGYFRLLRNADLCGLALMTSYPVL